The Streptomyces sp. NBC_00224 genome contains the following window.
CGTCCCGTTAGCTTCGGAAGGCGGTAGGTGCTCAGTGCACTGACTAAACACTGAGCCTACCGCTACGGGGAAGCGAAGGGCAGGGGGAAGCAATGGCCGAAATTCGAGGGCTGCGCGAGGCGGTGGCCGACCTGATCCGCGACGGGGACACGGTCGCCATGGAGGGGTTCACCCATCTCATTCCGTTCGCGGCGGCCCATGAGGTCATCCGGCAGGGCATCACCGATCTCACTCTGGTGCGGATGACCCCGGACGTGATCTACGACCAGCTCATCGGGGCGGGGCTGGCCAGGAAGCTGGTGTTCTCCTGGGGCGGCAACCCGGGGGTCGGCTCGCTGCACCGCTTCCGCGACGCGGTCGAGAACGGCTGGCCGCGGCCGCTGGAGCTGGACGAGCACAGCCACGCGGGCATGGCCAACCGCTATGCGGCGGGCGCCTCGCGGCTGCCGTTCGCGCTGCTCAACGGCTACCGGGGGAGCGATCTGGGACGCCGTACGACAACGCTGTCAACCGTCGACTGCCCCTTCACCGGGCAGGAGCTGGCGGCGGTCGCCGCGGTCAACCCGGACGTCACGGTCATCCACGCCCAGCAGGCCGACCGCGAGGGCAACGTCCAGCTGTGGGGGCTCGCCGGGGTGCAGAAGGAGGCGGTCCTCGCGGCCGAGCGGGTGCTCGTCACCGTCGAGGAGCTCGTCGAGGTGCTGGAGCCGCGCCCGGGCGGCGTGGTGCTGCCGGGCTGGGTCGTCGACGCCGTCGCCTG
Protein-coding sequences here:
- a CDS encoding CoA transferase subunit A — protein: MAEIRGLREAVADLIRDGDTVAMEGFTHLIPFAAAHEVIRQGITDLTLVRMTPDVIYDQLIGAGLARKLVFSWGGNPGVGSLHRFRDAVENGWPRPLELDEHSHAGMANRYAAGASRLPFALLNGYRGSDLGRRTTTLSTVDCPFTGQELAAVAAVNPDVTVIHAQQADREGNVQLWGLAGVQKEAVLAAERVLVTVEELVEVLEPRPGGVVLPGWVVDAVAWVPGGAHPSYAAGYSERDNDYYREWDHVSRDRGVFQQWLKECVTG